A genomic window from Brevibacillus agri includes:
- a CDS encoding Dps family protein has protein sequence MENTMFNVLNKQVANWTVLYTKLHNFHWNVKGPHFFTLHAKFEELYNEASAHIDALAERVLAIGGKPVGTLSACLNTASITEAEGNETAEQMVETVARDFAILVDELKLAIEAAEQADDEATADMLLEIRSGLEKHIWMLNAFLQ, from the coding sequence ATGGAAAACACTATGTTCAACGTTTTGAATAAACAAGTGGCAAACTGGACAGTTCTGTACACCAAGCTGCACAACTTTCACTGGAATGTAAAAGGCCCTCACTTCTTCACCCTGCACGCGAAGTTTGAAGAGCTGTACAACGAAGCTTCGGCGCACATCGACGCATTGGCAGAGCGCGTGTTGGCAATTGGCGGCAAACCTGTAGGCACATTGAGCGCATGTCTGAATACAGCGAGCATCACAGAAGCGGAAGGCAATGAAACCGCCGAGCAAATGGTGGAAACCGTCGCCCGCGACTTCGCGATCCTCGTCGACGAGCTGAAACTGGCAATCGAGGCTGCCGAACAAGCAGACGACGAGGCGACAGCGGACATGCTCCTGGAAATTCGCAGCGGTCTGGAAAAACACATCTGGATGCTCAACGCTTTCCTGCAATAA
- the mobB gene encoding molybdopterin-guanine dinucleotide biosynthesis protein B — protein sequence MDKQPCVLQIVGYSNSGKTTLLTKLIPLLEGAGLRVGVIKHDGGHDFEWDQPGKDTWRYREAGASIVAITSRTKTAIVEQRPQELAVLVQRLAAAGANLVLVEGFKREGYPKLVLLRRPEDAELLRSVSNLVGVVSWGEQKQAELPCFHVDDIDGIARFVRERIEEAPPII from the coding sequence CTGGACAAACAGCCGTGCGTGTTGCAAATCGTCGGCTATTCCAACAGTGGCAAGACGACGCTGTTGACGAAGCTCATTCCTCTGCTGGAGGGCGCCGGGCTGCGGGTTGGCGTCATCAAGCACGATGGCGGCCACGATTTTGAATGGGACCAGCCTGGAAAAGACACGTGGCGCTATCGCGAGGCAGGAGCTTCGATCGTGGCAATCACCTCGCGGACGAAGACGGCAATCGTCGAGCAGCGCCCGCAAGAGCTGGCCGTACTCGTACAGCGTCTTGCGGCCGCCGGAGCGAACCTCGTCCTCGTGGAAGGCTTCAAGCGGGAAGGCTACCCCAAGCTCGTGCTGTTGCGGCGGCCGGAAGATGCTGAATTGCTCCGGTCCGTGTCCAACCTGGTCGGAGTGGTAAGCTGGGGAGAGCAGAAGCAGGCGGAGCTGCCCTGTTTTCACGTAGACGACATAGACGGCATCGCCCGGTTTGTGCGAGAGCGGATCGAGGAAGCGCCGCCAATTATTTAA
- a CDS encoding DUF2294 domain-containing protein — protein MNKFEAEFSNLVRAFRKRHMGKGPSKISTTFCKNWAICEMEGNLSPVEKFIATSEDGKQTLRAARTEMVKEMYRKHQPVDMEAFLGAKLVDLFVDIDIERDFGMSIFVFDQDIEKKWKNEP, from the coding sequence ATGAATAAGTTCGAAGCAGAGTTCAGTAATTTGGTCAGAGCTTTCCGGAAGCGCCATATGGGGAAAGGACCTAGCAAGATCAGCACCACGTTTTGCAAAAACTGGGCGATCTGCGAAATGGAGGGCAATCTTTCGCCGGTGGAAAAGTTCATTGCCACTTCGGAAGATGGAAAGCAGACACTACGAGCTGCCAGAACCGAAATGGTCAAGGAGATGTATCGGAAACACCAGCCAGTTGACATGGAAGCGTTTCTGGGCGCAAAACTCGTCGACCTGTTCGTCGACATTGACATTGAACGTGATTTTGGGATGTCCATCTTTGTTTTCGATCAGGACATCGAGAAAAAATGGAAAAACGAACCGTAA
- the fdhD gene encoding formate dehydrogenase accessory sulfurtransferase FdhD — MSKLSKTTRLRVLKVTADQHHWEDDEIVTEYPLTIFLNDEEFATVVCTPADLDEMVIGFLAAEGAIQSFGEIRQITIDEAKGLAYVDLHKETILSQSFYSKRRITSCCGKSRQSFYFFSDARTAKPASGTTTVTSAQCTRLMDELQASSVIHQQTGGVHNAALCTPDQVLLQYSDIGRHNALDKIYGKCLRDNISTADKILVFSGRLSSEVLLKAAKIGAGIILSKSAPTDLALQLAEELQITAVGFIRQNKMNVYTHPERIILP, encoded by the coding sequence ATGTCAAAACTGAGCAAAACAACCCGCCTGCGCGTCCTGAAAGTGACGGCTGACCAGCACCACTGGGAAGACGACGAGATCGTCACGGAGTACCCGCTCACGATTTTTCTCAATGACGAAGAGTTCGCCACCGTCGTCTGCACGCCAGCCGATCTGGACGAGATGGTGATCGGTTTTCTCGCAGCGGAGGGAGCCATCCAAAGCTTCGGGGAGATCAGGCAGATCACGATAGACGAGGCAAAAGGGCTGGCCTACGTAGACCTGCACAAAGAAACGATTTTGTCCCAGAGCTTTTACTCCAAGCGCAGAATTACGTCGTGCTGCGGCAAAAGCAGACAGTCCTTCTACTTTTTCAGCGATGCCCGCACAGCAAAGCCGGCGAGCGGCACCACCACCGTCACCTCTGCCCAATGCACCAGACTCATGGACGAGTTGCAAGCCTCCTCCGTTATCCATCAGCAGACAGGAGGCGTTCACAACGCGGCTCTGTGCACGCCTGACCAAGTTCTCTTGCAATATTCGGATATCGGACGCCACAACGCGCTGGACAAAATTTACGGGAAGTGCTTGCGGGATAATATCTCGACCGCGGACAAGATTCTCGTGTTCAGCGGACGGCTCTCGTCTGAAGTTTTGTTGAAAGCCGCCAAGATCGGCGCAGGCATCATCCTGTCCAAATCGGCTCCGACCGACCTCGCCCTGCAACTGGCAGAGGAACTGCAAATCACGGCCGTCGGCTTCATCCGCCAAAACAAAATGAATGTGTACACGCATCCGGAGCGGATCATTTTGCCCTAG
- a CDS encoding suppressor of fused domain protein: MTLEEYKQRASEQDDWAPGWDAIDEVFHQLYPAQEPAHYATNMVNRAMFGGDAYLDGFSIYQSPNGYKHILTYGMTELYTDEEAYGGEWSRWGYEMTIKLKEDSNEECMWAIDMLSNLARYTYTQKRFFEPNQFVAGNGTSIHIGTDSAITALLMVEDTEAKGIDTVHGRVEFLQLVGITQKELEALKDDPAQAETLIAAMKKDNPYLLTDMNRVQSYL, translated from the coding sequence TTGACTTTGGAAGAATACAAACAACGCGCATCCGAGCAGGATGACTGGGCACCGGGCTGGGACGCGATCGACGAAGTGTTCCATCAGCTTTATCCTGCACAGGAGCCTGCACATTATGCGACAAATATGGTGAATCGCGCCATGTTTGGCGGGGACGCCTATTTGGATGGCTTCAGCATTTATCAATCTCCGAACGGCTACAAGCACATTTTGACCTACGGCATGACGGAGCTGTACACGGACGAAGAGGCATACGGCGGCGAATGGAGCCGTTGGGGCTATGAGATGACGATCAAGTTAAAGGAAGATTCCAACGAGGAATGTATGTGGGCGATCGACATGCTGTCCAACCTGGCGCGCTATACATACACCCAGAAACGGTTTTTCGAGCCTAACCAGTTTGTCGCAGGGAACGGCACGTCGATTCATATTGGCACAGATTCGGCGATTACGGCCCTGCTCATGGTAGAGGATACAGAAGCAAAAGGAATCGACACCGTCCATGGCAGAGTAGAGTTTTTGCAACTGGTCGGCATTACGCAAAAGGAACTGGAAGCGTTGAAGGACGACCCTGCGCAGGCGGAGACATTGATTGCAGCGATGAAAAAGGACAATCCATACTTGCTGACAGATATGAACAGGGTTCAGTCTTACTTGTGA
- a CDS encoding FdhF/YdeP family oxidoreductase — translation MGKTKHKGPVKLDTSLKPSLWASMMPMGLGKIKPHHILDTMKVVYDNRDNLGYAYRILTQGVCDGCALGVSGLYDQTLTGPHLCTTRLNVLRLNTMPAMDDKWLEDVSALKQMSSVELRKLGRIPYPLSRKPGENKFTRISWNDALDRIANKIKGISPKQLAFFLTARGITNEVYYTAAKMARFLGTNNIDNASRICHSPSKTALKRSLGIGASSCNYQDWIGTDVLVFFGSVPANNQPVSTKYMYAAKKAGTKIILINPYKEPAMEKYWIPSVPESAVFGTKLADDFYQVNIGGDIAFMNGVMKHWFEMEEANPGSAINREFVREHANGIEELRGHVTNLPWDQIEQSSGLSRERLKEFALLLANAKSGVFVWSMGLTQHRFGTDNISSVANLAILRGFLGRKHCGVMPIRGHSGVQGSGEMGADPFSLPGGDFDEKNWTRIEKLWKFPIPKWQGDIVGISLENALLPDGHERKTRLFYTSGGNFLETMPDPDFMEKCLENVELRVHQDIIFNTSTLVDAKEEVIVLPAMTRYEQPGGGTSTSTERMVYFSAEIEGPRIEEARAEWQIYVDLAARVHPDKKHLMHFASAEEIRAEIAQANPNYDGIQHLKKRGDVFQWGGAWLCEDGVCPTPDGRANLLPIEIPQLDKPEGHFYVTTRRGKQFNSMIYSNKDPFNNADRYDILINPEDARELRIAEGETIVVYNSYGTYQGRAKFEDTRRGNIQVYWPEGNVLIPKGVYEAFAGIPEYNTAVKIEKADSFTANKDLKYKEKPIEDLEVNVG, via the coding sequence ATGGGGAAGACCAAGCATAAGGGACCAGTCAAGCTGGATACGTCGCTGAAGCCTTCCCTGTGGGCTTCCATGATGCCCATGGGACTTGGCAAAATCAAGCCGCATCACATACTCGACACGATGAAGGTCGTGTATGACAATCGGGACAACCTCGGTTACGCCTACCGGATTTTGACCCAGGGAGTATGCGACGGCTGCGCGCTCGGCGTATCCGGTCTGTACGACCAGACTCTCACAGGCCCGCATTTGTGCACGACGCGCCTGAACGTGCTGCGCCTCAATACAATGCCTGCCATGGATGACAAATGGCTCGAAGATGTAAGCGCTCTAAAACAGATGTCGAGCGTGGAGCTGCGCAAGCTGGGCAGGATTCCTTATCCGCTGTCGCGCAAGCCGGGCGAAAACAAATTCACGCGGATCAGTTGGAACGACGCTCTGGACCGGATCGCGAACAAGATCAAAGGCATCAGTCCTAAGCAGCTCGCGTTTTTCTTGACTGCGCGGGGAATTACTAACGAAGTGTACTATACGGCGGCAAAAATGGCCCGTTTTCTGGGGACGAACAACATCGACAACGCCTCCCGCATTTGCCACTCGCCGAGCAAGACAGCCTTGAAGCGGTCGCTTGGCATCGGGGCGTCGAGCTGCAACTACCAGGACTGGATCGGCACGGATGTGCTCGTCTTCTTCGGCTCGGTTCCGGCGAACAACCAGCCTGTCTCCACGAAGTACATGTACGCGGCCAAAAAAGCGGGAACGAAGATCATCCTGATTAACCCTTACAAAGAGCCGGCGATGGAAAAATACTGGATTCCGTCGGTGCCGGAGAGCGCTGTGTTCGGCACGAAGCTCGCGGACGATTTTTACCAGGTCAACATCGGCGGCGACATCGCCTTCATGAACGGCGTGATGAAGCACTGGTTTGAGATGGAGGAGGCCAATCCGGGCTCGGCGATCAACCGCGAGTTTGTCCGGGAGCATGCAAACGGCATCGAGGAGCTGCGGGGGCATGTGACCAATCTGCCGTGGGATCAGATCGAGCAATCCTCTGGCTTGAGCAGGGAGCGGCTGAAAGAATTTGCGCTTTTGCTCGCCAATGCCAAATCAGGCGTATTTGTATGGAGCATGGGACTGACCCAGCACCGCTTTGGGACCGACAACATTTCCTCCGTTGCCAATCTGGCGATTCTGCGCGGCTTTTTGGGCCGGAAGCACTGCGGCGTGATGCCGATTCGCGGCCACTCCGGCGTGCAAGGCTCCGGGGAGATGGGAGCGGACCCGTTCAGCTTGCCTGGCGGCGATTTTGACGAAAAGAACTGGACGAGAATCGAAAAGCTGTGGAAGTTCCCGATCCCGAAATGGCAAGGCGATATTGTCGGCATCTCGCTCGAAAACGCCCTGCTGCCCGATGGACACGAGCGCAAGACGCGGCTGTTTTACACGAGCGGCGGCAACTTCCTGGAGACGATGCCTGACCCTGACTTCATGGAAAAATGTTTGGAGAATGTCGAGCTGCGCGTCCATCAGGACATCATTTTCAACACGTCTACCCTCGTCGATGCCAAGGAAGAGGTAATCGTCCTGCCGGCGATGACGCGCTACGAGCAGCCGGGCGGCGGCACGTCGACCAGTACGGAGCGGATGGTGTACTTCAGCGCCGAGATCGAGGGACCACGGATTGAAGAGGCGCGGGCCGAGTGGCAGATTTACGTCGATTTGGCTGCGCGCGTGCATCCGGACAAAAAGCACCTCATGCATTTTGCCAGCGCGGAGGAAATTCGTGCGGAAATCGCGCAGGCGAATCCGAACTACGACGGCATCCAGCATTTGAAAAAACGCGGAGATGTGTTTCAATGGGGAGGGGCCTGGCTGTGCGAGGACGGAGTGTGCCCGACGCCAGACGGCCGAGCGAATCTGCTGCCGATCGAAATTCCGCAGCTTGACAAGCCGGAAGGGCATTTTTACGTGACCACCCGCCGCGGCAAGCAGTTCAACTCGATGATCTACAGCAACAAAGACCCGTTCAACAACGCGGATCGCTACGATATTTTAATCAATCCGGAAGACGCGCGGGAACTGCGCATTGCGGAAGGCGAAACGATTGTCGTGTATAATAGCTATGGCACCTACCAAGGGCGCGCCAAGTTTGAAGATACGAGAAGAGGGAATATCCAGGTGTACTGGCCGGAAGGAAACGTGCTGATTCCAAAAGGCGTGTACGAAGCGTTCGCGGGTATCCCGGAATACAATACGGCAGTGAAGATCGAAAAGGCGGATTCGTTCACTGCTAATAAAGATTTGAAATACAAGGAAAAACCGATAGAAGATTTGGAAGTAAACGTCGGCTGA
- the glp gene encoding gephyrin-like molybdotransferase Glp, with amino-acid sequence MRFARQTVSVEEAMGKWLAALPTLETERVHIGEAYGRILACDLYATYDLPHFDRSPLDGFAVRAADTVGATIASPLALKVIETVAAGQVPERTVTEGCATRIMTGAMMPEGADAVIMFEQTQNPGEHAETVWIKRAMQPGENVSRRGEEMAKGTVIAKAGERINAGTIASLATFGYAQVDVFRRPRVGLLATGSELLGIDEPLVPGKIRNSNMVMLTALIAEAGGIPVCFSGLPDELAVAKQKISEYMQQVDVLVSSGGVSVGDFDVIALLTDEPDVELLFNRVAMRPASPTTSMLVGGKPYLALSGNPGACFLGFELFARTAIRRLSGAAEVVPHAIRARLAVSYQKPCPFPRYLRGRLLEQDGGLLAVPDFNEKAGNLGTLKDSECFIVIPPGGSGKQAGELVEVLTHAAPTWRKEG; translated from the coding sequence ATGCGTTTTGCGCGACAAACAGTCTCGGTAGAGGAAGCGATGGGCAAATGGCTCGCGGCATTGCCTACGCTGGAAACAGAACGGGTGCACATCGGGGAGGCTTACGGGCGAATTTTGGCTTGCGATTTGTACGCAACGTACGATTTGCCGCACTTTGACCGCTCGCCGCTGGACGGCTTTGCCGTAAGGGCGGCGGATACGGTCGGGGCTACGATCGCGAGCCCGCTCGCCCTCAAGGTGATCGAAACCGTAGCGGCGGGACAGGTGCCTGAGCGAACCGTGACGGAAGGCTGCGCTACGCGGATCATGACCGGAGCGATGATGCCGGAAGGCGCCGATGCCGTGATTATGTTTGAGCAAACGCAAAACCCTGGCGAGCACGCGGAAACCGTCTGGATCAAGCGGGCGATGCAGCCTGGGGAAAATGTCTCCCGCCGCGGCGAGGAGATGGCAAAAGGAACGGTGATCGCCAAGGCTGGCGAGAGGATCAACGCAGGCACGATCGCCAGTCTGGCTACGTTTGGCTACGCGCAAGTCGATGTTTTCCGCCGGCCGCGAGTCGGCCTTCTGGCGACGGGCAGCGAGCTGTTAGGCATTGACGAGCCGCTCGTCCCGGGAAAAATTCGCAACAGCAATATGGTGATGCTGACCGCTCTCATTGCCGAGGCGGGGGGCATCCCTGTTTGCTTTTCCGGCCTGCCCGATGAACTCGCCGTGGCGAAGCAAAAAATCAGCGAATACATGCAGCAAGTGGATGTGCTCGTGTCCAGCGGAGGGGTGTCAGTGGGCGATTTCGATGTGATCGCGCTCCTGACGGACGAGCCGGACGTGGAACTTTTGTTCAACCGGGTAGCGATGCGCCCGGCCAGTCCGACGACGAGCATGCTCGTTGGAGGCAAGCCGTACTTGGCGCTGTCGGGAAATCCCGGAGCCTGTTTCCTCGGCTTTGAGCTGTTCGCGCGGACGGCGATCCGGCGCCTTTCCGGGGCGGCAGAAGTCGTCCCGCACGCAATCCGGGCGAGGCTGGCCGTTTCTTATCAAAAGCCGTGCCCGTTCCCGCGCTATTTGCGCGGCAGGCTGCTGGAACAAGACGGCGGACTTTTGGCGGTGCCTGATTTCAATGAAAAGGCGGGCAATCTCGGAACGCTCAAGGACAGCGAATGCTTCATCGTCATTCCGCCGGGCGGAAGCGGCAAGCAGGCGGGCGAGCTGGTCGAAGTTTTAACCCATGCGGCCCCGACCTGGAGGAAGGAAGGATAG
- the mobA gene encoding molybdenum cofactor guanylyltransferase: MQPNVHAVILAGGKSSRMGVAKDQLPWREGTLVTELGTEILAMGMPCLIVCNEPERIPAELVKRDGVSVTADLVPSAGPVSGLVTAFRLCRKDVLLVLSCDLPFMDRTQLASLLAYAAGKDGWDAVIPSAQGRIHPLCALYRKSTQPVWEQALEQGELRLMNTIRKLSVLEVPDGWLDPWALFNANTPEEYAAAIREEQRRKTGRP, encoded by the coding sequence ATGCAGCCAAACGTACACGCGGTCATTCTGGCTGGCGGAAAAAGCAGCCGGATGGGCGTCGCGAAAGACCAGCTTCCATGGCGCGAAGGCACCTTGGTGACAGAGCTGGGAACAGAAATTTTGGCGATGGGGATGCCTTGCCTGATCGTGTGCAACGAGCCTGAGCGCATCCCGGCAGAGCTTGTCAAACGAGACGGCGTGAGCGTGACGGCCGATCTGGTGCCGTCAGCGGGACCCGTGAGCGGCCTGGTGACGGCGTTTCGCCTGTGTAGGAAGGACGTGCTGCTCGTGCTCTCCTGCGACTTGCCGTTTATGGACCGGACGCAGCTCGCAAGCCTGCTCGCCTATGCCGCCGGAAAAGACGGTTGGGACGCGGTCATTCCTTCGGCACAGGGGCGGATTCATCCGCTGTGCGCCTTGTACCGCAAAAGCACGCAGCCCGTCTGGGAACAAGCGTTGGAGCAGGGCGAGCTGCGGCTGATGAATACGATTCGCAAGCTGTCCGTCCTGGAAGTGCCGGACGGCTGGCTCGACCCGTGGGCGCTGTTCAATGCCAATACTCCGGAAGAGTACGCGGCTGCCATCCGCGAAGAGCAACGCAGAAAAACAGGACGGCCGTAA
- a CDS encoding histidine phosphatase family protein, whose amino-acid sequence MNAWFQTYDLADIEAGRTDLKGIEWSRCYSSSLSRAVKTAELIFQGPITQMAELKEIAPPALPARLRLPFLLWAILIRRGFNGPKFKIASNGELYLFERQQPES is encoded by the coding sequence GTGAATGCATGGTTTCAAACGTACGACCTGGCCGACATTGAGGCAGGCCGGACCGACCTGAAAGGAATTGAGTGGAGCAGATGCTATTCCAGCTCGCTTTCGCGTGCGGTAAAAACGGCGGAGCTGATCTTTCAGGGACCGATTACGCAAATGGCCGAGCTAAAGGAAATCGCGCCGCCTGCCTTGCCTGCACGGCTTAGGCTGCCGTTTTTGCTCTGGGCGATTCTGATTCGCCGAGGCTTCAACGGACCGAAGTTCAAAATTGCGAGCAACGGCGAGCTTTATTTGTTCGAGCGGCAACAGCCTGAGTCGTGA
- a CDS encoding L-lactate MFS transporter: protein MEQQVKNRWLIALAAVGIHISIGSVYAWSVFTKPITQQFGWELPDVQFTFSIAILFLGLSAAFLGHYVEKHGPRKAGTLASIFFGVGIVGSGLAIQLASLPLLYICYGVLGGIGLGVGYITPVSTLVKWFPDRRGLATGLAIMGFGFASMIASPIMNALIESVGIANTFYILGIIYFVVMFASAQYLSPPPKGWVPAGFSTEGAAGDKQIKKDLCQLTANEAIKTRRFYWLWLMLFINVTCGIAVISVASPMAQEMVGMSVQTAALMVGLNGLFNGGGRIGWASLSDYIGRANTYTAFFAIQMVLFFLLPNMSNPVLFMIAMFIIMTCYGGGFASIPAYIGDLFGTRQLGAIHGYILTAWAAAGLAGPIFAAWVRETTQSYTGTMSVFAAMFIVAFFISLLIRLDIKKLKEEARQREKSVELAS, encoded by the coding sequence ATGGAGCAACAAGTGAAAAACCGTTGGCTGATTGCACTGGCTGCGGTGGGGATCCACATCTCGATTGGATCGGTGTACGCGTGGAGTGTATTTACCAAGCCGATCACCCAGCAATTTGGCTGGGAACTGCCCGATGTGCAGTTCACTTTCAGCATCGCGATTTTGTTTCTCGGGCTGTCCGCGGCTTTTCTCGGACACTACGTAGAAAAGCACGGGCCGCGAAAAGCGGGAACGCTCGCCTCGATCTTTTTCGGCGTCGGGATTGTCGGCTCCGGGCTTGCCATCCAGCTTGCCAGCTTGCCGCTTTTGTACATTTGTTATGGCGTGCTGGGCGGAATCGGCCTTGGGGTCGGGTATATTACCCCGGTGTCTACGCTTGTGAAGTGGTTCCCGGATCGCCGCGGACTGGCGACAGGACTTGCGATCATGGGCTTTGGCTTCGCTTCGATGATCGCCAGCCCGATCATGAACGCGCTGATTGAGAGTGTCGGCATTGCGAACACCTTTTACATTTTAGGTATCATTTATTTCGTCGTCATGTTTGCATCTGCGCAATATTTGTCTCCGCCGCCAAAAGGCTGGGTGCCCGCAGGTTTTTCGACCGAAGGGGCAGCAGGCGACAAGCAAATCAAAAAAGACTTGTGCCAGCTTACCGCCAACGAAGCGATCAAGACGCGCCGTTTTTACTGGCTGTGGCTGATGCTGTTCATCAACGTGACTTGTGGAATTGCTGTCATCTCCGTCGCTTCGCCGATGGCGCAGGAAATGGTCGGCATGTCCGTGCAAACCGCTGCGCTGATGGTGGGCCTGAACGGCTTGTTCAATGGCGGCGGACGAATCGGCTGGGCTTCGCTGTCTGACTACATCGGGCGGGCGAATACGTACACGGCTTTCTTCGCGATCCAGATGGTGCTGTTCTTCCTGTTGCCGAACATGAGCAACCCGGTGCTGTTCATGATCGCGATGTTCATCATCATGACCTGCTACGGAGGCGGCTTCGCCTCGATTCCTGCCTACATTGGCGACCTGTTTGGCACGCGCCAGCTCGGGGCGATTCACGGCTACATTTTGACCGCATGGGCGGCGGCAGGGCTGGCAGGCCCGATCTTCGCCGCATGGGTGCGCGAGACGACGCAAAGCTACACAGGAACGATGAGCGTGTTCGCTGCGATGTTCATTGTAGCCTTCTTTATTTCCCTCTTAATCCGGTTGGATATTAAAAAATTGAAGGAAGAAGCCAGACAAAGAGAAAAGTCAGTTGAATTGGCTAGTTAA